The Gossypium hirsutum isolate 1008001.06 chromosome A13, Gossypium_hirsutum_v2.1, whole genome shotgun sequence nucleotide sequence ACCTTATTAAACCAGATCCAGTATGCCGCAGATTAAAAAAAAGGGGTACTTCAAGGAGTAGAACGAGAAAGTGGTGGAGAAAAGAAATGAATAGAGGGAATTGTAGTTCGGATTTGGGGGAGTGAGGGAATGCTTGGCAAAGGGGGCAGTATGGCCTTTGGTCCACTTGGAAATCTGGAAGGAAGTGGAGGAAGCACCCCACGCCTTGGGAATGATGGTATGGATGGCTTTGGGAATGATGGTTTAGGGAATGATGGCAATGGTGGGAAAGTTTTTTTTAACAAACTTGGCGTTTGAGGCTGCTGCAGAAGGTGACGAGCTGCTACCCCAACATGAATGCTTGCAAATGACAAAGCCATCAAGAATGCTAAAGCAAAGCAATTGAAAGAGGCCATTTTTGTTGAGAGATTTCGAAAGTAATAAAGCAGATGAAACAGAGTTCTTTATCTGAATAGTTGTGAGTGAGGAAAAACAAAGCATGGTGCTAGGGGCTTATATAGGAATTGGCACTAGTACATTTAGAAATACGACCTAGAGAGCAGAGacaaagtcaaaaaaaaattattatatatttttatgataataaaatataattttattattttaataatttattttttataatttttaaataattaaaataaatttttatattttttaaaaattaaaatatagttttattattactaatttaaacttatataatttataaaaaaatccgaattaaaaattttccattcaTGCCTAATCGCCATATGGGAATTGCGGGAGATAGAAATCCCTGCCTCTAAACAAAGCACCCAAAACAAACTAGCGCcacgtttttttattttttacattttaattgtaattcattttttaaataaaaacattataatgatttaggttaatttttaaattattataaatgtttttttttgttttctattaattttacctattctataaataataaatttataatgacttgagttaatttttttatattttataactatttttatatattatgttaattttaatatttctccGATTAATATAGAGAGAGTATTTGGTAAACAGAGTTTTGAGCTTTTTTTAGTTGATTTGGTCATAAATGGAGGATTAAGTAGTCAAACTCTATTATTGTAGTGTTTAGTGAATGGAGGTTTGCAAGGGCTTGTTAAGCTAAAACATTCAAAACAAAAAATGTTTAGATGAACAACGTTTTTCAACAACTGATTGAGAATGAGATATGTGGAATAATATATCTAACCATTGCTAAAAAATTACTCCCTTTACCACATACTTTCAAACATAATAAGGGTGCCAAGATATCAGTAACATGTAACACCCACAACCCAGCCcagaagtttagaccgaatctcGGATGTCACATTGGTTACCGAAGTAATCGTAGTTGAATTTTACAAAACCAGTTCTCAAGTTAAACTGGAATATTTGACCGTTTAAAACCTAGTATATAAAGTTACAATTAAGTAAAAcatataacagaaattaaataaaCGAATAAGAATCAGAACTGAGATTGTAccaaagcttttttttttaaaaaaaatcttacatCTCAAAAATCGGTTAactaaatataaattgaaaatataagcCGATAATCCTTTATTCCCACCGAAACTGTCTGAGGCCTCCACACACCGAGCCCAGGGTCAGAATTCAGGAATGTACCTAAAAAAGAAACACTAAGAGGGGGTGAGCTActcgagctcaatgtgagttcgtAACAAGACAAGagacaaaattcaaaatagaagCGCAACAACGTTTCAAATACTCACCGAATCAAAAAACCTAACTGGGACTGGTGACACAACCGAGTCTATTCAATCAGAGCACATCAAGTTCACACAAAAGTCTTAGCACAAATGCTATTCAGACAATTAGATAATAGACATTAATCTTACAGTCAGAACTCACAGGCACACTGGCACATGTGCTAATCAACTAAACAAAAACAGTCAGAGAATTTCACACACAGAACACTTAAACAAATACGTATGCATGCAATATGATATTAAAAGAACCCACCCATCCGGCCAAGTACACCTTTCCGTCCCCCGATCACAACTCGTAAGAGCTGTTTGAGcgcatccaaccaaacacaccacataggaccaaGTAGGCCTTTCCAGCCTTTTACACCATATAAAGTCATCCCGGGTTGCCCGGTAACAATGACTTATCAAAGTACAGTTAAACTGCCAGACTAGATAATGTatatgataaaccataaaagtaacatgttttaattccatgcttggcatgtttttggatgatttattatataatttagtgaatttgatgctcctaatcctttaatttcatgtttctatacttaggtgagcataaggaACAAAATGAGCGGAAAACGGGCCAAGAATAGACAAAATAGGCCGGTTTAAAAATCCATACGGCCAAGaccatttccacacgggctgaacacacgcccgtgtgagccacatgggctggcCACAAGCCCATGTGGCAGCCCGTGTCAATATCGctttctattttccaaaaactCTAAAGAgaccaatttttagggtttctgaacACTAGAAGAAGACCAAAGGGAGCATGCAGAGTAGAACacagaaattactcgaagaaagccgatagACTTAATTCagaagcaggatctccttcaagactgaagatctccttcaagactgaagatctccattcaatttctttagaagtttttgggtttctttatgttttgttgttttcctatttttgagatgttttcctttccAAGTATGAACTCAATTCACTGAATACCTAGGGAAGGTGAAACCTATGAcagatcttattatttgatttttttaaattacatgataaacttttgttcttgatctcaattatgtttacttaccttcatgtttaatgttttcaagatattaattcatgattgatatgcttattcagtggagcaaaagttcctgtttaagagtagatctggcataattgagtggagttgcatgcaatcctagaaataggatgacataaatttaccggattagagttaaatctaataggggaatccatagatcgagttaatgtgatgataggggttttaattagaaagagattttaatataatttagagatttctacagatcaagtcaaatgaataaattgtttaattcagatttagaataataagtgaagtctaggtggattctttcctaggtattgtctctctcataagTTTTCTTCGATTATTTTCCCAATTTGCTCTCTGTCGCTTTGTAACTAGTTTAGttaaaattagattttaaaacaattccttcaatttacaggctagataataaaaagatagtaattactagtacttttagtcctcatggatacgatatttctgactcactgtagctatactatCATTCGATAGGTGCGTTTTCCTTTGTCGTATTTTAGTTAGTTCGTGAcgtcatcaagtttttggcgctgttgccggggcctaaaatattaggaacacttagtttttattactttagccatttttatttttattgcattttatttttgtttttattttaatttttttactaatttttcttttatttatttttgacaggttcctttagtttatgactagaagaaacccgtcaggacctctaGTATTCGATAGTGAGATCGAAAGTACATCTCACAGAAATCGTAGAGAAGTGAGGCAAAGTTAACAAAGTACAATATAAGAGCAAGAGGATATTGTTGTTAATACTGAGGAGATGGCAGAACATCATAATAATCAACTACCCCCTGTGGTTGCTATAAATCCTATAAATCCAAGCCCTGCTTCTCATACCATGTACGATTATACCAAGCGCAATTTAACTGGGGCTGGATCAAGTATTGTTAAAGTTGTTGTTGCTGCatataattttgaactgaaacctaacactattcaagtGATttaacagtttgttcagtttgatggtttgcagggcgaagacccaaatactcatttggctaatttccTAGAATTCTGCGACGATGCAATTCGCCTTTGGTTGTTTCCTTTCTcagtgagaaataaggctaaatagtggttgaattccttaccacgaggttctatcactacatgggaGAAAATGatcgaaatttttttactaaagtATTTTCCACTGGCTAAGACAGCCAAACTGAGGAATGATATTTCGTCTTTCGTACAAATAGATTTAGAGACTCTATATGATGCATGGAAGAGATATAAGGATttattaagaaggtgccctcaccatgggttacatCTATTgttacaggttcaaactttcttCAACGGTTTGAACCCATCAACTAGGCAATTGATCGATGCATCCACCAGTGGtactttgaataataaaacacctgaggagACTTacgagtttatagaggagatgtcactgaataattatcagtggtaattcatgagaacaaagccgatgaaagcagCCGATGTTTTTAACGTTGATGCGGTCACCATGTtttcaaatcaggtagaacttttgagtaaaaagattgatggtttatatggttctacgcaggtacatccggtGATGCAGTGTGATACGAATGGAGGAGGGATGAACAATCCAGAAAGTCAATCTTACAATCCTAGCATAGAAGATGAACAAGTTAATTATAtaggtaataattctagaccttaGAATAATCCctatagtaatacttataatgcaggttggaggaaccatcccaatttctcgtggggtggtgAAGGAAATCAGAGAACACAACCCTCTCCCGGCTTTCAACAACAACCATACCAGCAAGAGAataagccgaaccttgaagagatgttgaGAAAGTTTAAttcagtgtcagaaacccgcTTCCAGAACACCGAAatagcactcaaaaatcaacaagcattgatTCAAGGGCTTGAGAATTAGATCGATCAATTGGCAAAGATGATTTCAAAATGACcataaggtagcttgccaagcaacaTCAAAACTAACCCAAGAGAGTAGCTTCATATGATTATTattcgagatgaagaagggttagctAAAATTGAATCTGAATCAAggtaagaaactgtggtaagtcgAGGTAAGGTTGAGGTAAGTCAAGTTAAGCAAAAATTGGTCAGTAAAGATTATACACCACGTGTGTCATATCCCAACGCGACAAGAAAAGACCACACAAACGAACAATTCGATAAATTCCTAAAActgttgaaaaaattacatattaacttaccgtttattgaagttctttcacGGATGCCAAATtccgttaaatttttaaaggagcttttagcaaataaaaagAAGTTAGATGATGCATTGTacgtggaactcaatgcagtttACTCGGCCATTTTACATAATAAACTCCCAACAAATTGacagatccagggagttttactatttcttatttaattggtagtttaaatgttaacaatgctttggctgatttaggggcaagtattaatgtcatgtcctataaaatgtttaaacaactaggtcttgggaaactcaaacaaactaggatgagaaTTCAATTGGCTAataaaactattagatttcctaggggtattgttgaagacgtacttgttaaaattgataaatttatattcccagttgactttgttgttctagacatggatgaggatagtgacgtacctttaattttaggacgatcctttttagcaactgctagaactatcacAGATATTGGTACGGGTGAGTtaatacttcgtgtaggtgatgacgcgattaaactccaagctcgtgattcAGTTAGGATGTCTAGTAATCGATATGATATTACGAGTTCTTTTAATGTGAGTAACCTTGTGGCTTAACCTTCTTTGCAagaaatttttcagaaaaatgTGATAGAGCCACGGTCCAGCTCAAGTGACAAAAACAAAACAACTCATGAGGAACGAAGACTACAGATCGATGAACTAGATAAATGGcgaacacatgtcaaggagaaaccaagAATACAAGATAAACCAAAGCGACACCATGGCGAGCATAAGGATGGAACGAGTCAATTTAAGATTGGGGACCAGGTATTGTTAGATGAAAAGGACCCTCGAATCGCCACTTCAAAGCTTAATGCAAACGGAGCAACTCCTTTTACAGTACTAAATATTTTCCCATACGGTATAGTCGAGGTAAATCATTCTAAATTTGAcacttttaaagtaaatattaCTCAGCtaaaaccttatgttgataatagaattgacagtgagaaagaggagtttcgactctGTGAACCACCGTAACCGTGCGATtatgaggtaagtcgagcttagactttaaataagcacttcttgggAGGTAACCCGAGCATTAACATtcctaatttactaattttatcttatgatatttttgaaattaatgaatttttttaaaacccacacagcctggacacacgggcgtgtccttggccgcgTGGCTCCTTTGACTTAGTTTTTAAAACTTGAAACAAATCAACAGAAAGTTACACAGCctagagacacgagcatgtcatTGGCCGTGTGGAGCTTGGGCtttaatttttcccaaaaattgACAGAGGCACGGCCTAAAATAGTCCACATGAGCGTCCATACGGCTTGGACACATGAGCGtggcctaggccatgtgaaaactggagctaaatttttcaattttaaaacaagtcagagagttacataggtaaGACACACGGTAGTGTGCGAGACACAACCGAGCCATACGGGCGTGCGAAAGGTTACATCGacgtgggagaagcgaaggacATTGAACACTGCCTGGATAGACGGGTGTGTCCAAGGCCATGTGAAGACTAGGCTTGTTTCAttaatcgcacacgggtgtgtgggatctcacacgggcgtgggaaAAGTGAAGGAAAACACATATGGTC carries:
- the LOC121212284 gene encoding protein PELPK1, producing MASFNCFALAFLMALSFASIHVGVAARHLLQQPQTPSLLKKTFPPLPSFPKPSFPKPSIPSFPRRGVLPPLPSRFPSGPKAILPPLPSIPSLPQIRTTIPSIHFFSPPLSRSTP